One window of Micromonas commoda chromosome 1, complete sequence genomic DNA carries:
- the DDX49 gene encoding dead-box ATP-dependent RNA helicase (also similar to plant DEAD-box ATP-dependent RNA helicase 36) yields the protein MSSPLDGLVVGKEKPSTMGADIQKGISIFNNRKSPTQPRTKTFETSKIGEVVGFPSQEIVSHEVVEQTGFRSLGLNSWLCENITSMGIATATPVQRGCIPAILAGRDVIGVAQTGTGKTAAFALPILQILGREPYGIFCLCLTPTRELASQISEQFIAFSAGMTLRCETVFGGENIRTQAKALMLRPHIAVATPGRLMDHFLHCSAVAKCFENVRCLVLDEADRLLDPGFEAELQAIMHNLPSANRQTLMFSATITKSISAVQELALGKALLFEALKDTQLAGRCKEEYCFIAPRVKEVYLVHILKRAPTWGTRSMIVFAGTVRKCQMLKEILSVLGINCVALHAAKKQARRHASLSRFKSGEIQIMIATDIASRGLDIPTVDMVVNYDVPLIPRDYIHRIGRTARAGRVGRAITLVTQHDISLVHQIEQLTCRKLVELSKLSEEAILKDMAQVFAARRIANLNMGAAGGFNEILRQKRSKCTK from the coding sequence ATGTCTTCTCCTCTTGATGGGCTGGTCGTGGGTAAAGAGAAACCTTCGACCATGGGAGCAGACATCCAAAAAGGTATTTCAATATTCAACAACAGGAAATCTCCGACACAACCGAGAACAAAAACCTTCGAGACATCAAAGATCGGGGAAGTGGTTGGTTTTCCTTCCCAAGAAATTGTGAGCCATGAAGTCGTCGAGCAAACTGGTTTTCGATCACTAGGACTGAACAGCTGGTTGTGTGAAAATATAACCTCGATGGGAATCGCCACCGCGACACCGGTTCAACGGGGTTGCATACCCGCAATTTTGGCAGGAAGAGATGTCATCGGAGTGGCGCAAACTGGCACAGGAAAGACGGCAGCGTTCGCTCTCCCTATTTTACAGATACTTGGACGAGAGCCTTATGGAATTTTTTGCCTTTGTTTGACACCAACCAGAGAACTAGCATCTCAGATTTCAGAACAGTTTATTGCTTTTTCGGCAGGGATGACTCTCCGCTGCGAAACCGTTTTTGGTGGCGAGAATATCCGGACGCAGGCAAAGGCTCTGATGCTGAGACCACACATAGCAGTTGCGACACCGGGCAGACTTATGGACCATTTTCTTCACTGCTCTGCAGTCGCTAAATGTTTTGAAAATGTCAGGTGCCTGGTTCTCGACGAAGCTGACAGGCTGCTAGATCCGGGATTTGAAGCGGAGCTTCAAGCCATCATGCACAACTTGCCATCAGCTAATCGCCAAACCTTGATGTTTTCAGCTACCATCACGAAGTCCATATCCGCTGTACAAGAACTAGCCCTTGGCAAAGCATTACTTTTCGAGGCCCTTAAGGATACACAACTTGCAGGCCGCTGCAAAGAAGAATATTGCTTTATCGCACCAAGGGTGAAAGAAGTATATCTTGTTCATATACTGAAAAGAGCACCGACATGGGGAACGAGGTCGATGATTGTTTTCGCTGGAACAGTTCGAAAATGTCAGATGCTGAAGGAAATTCTTTCAGTCTTGGGAATAAACTGTGTTGCCTTACACGCTGCCAAGAAACAAGCACGCAGACATGCCAGCCTCTCGCGATTCAAATCTGGCGAAATTCAAATAATGATTGCTACTGACATTGCATCACGCGGCCTTGATATTCCAACGGTTGACATGGTTGTAAACTATGATGTGCCCTTAATCCCCCGGGATTATATTCATCGGATCGGGCGCACTGCACGGGCTGGGCGGGTTGGCAGAGCCATCACACTTGTGACACAGCATGACATTTCCTTGGTGCATCAAATCGAACAACTCACCTGTAGAAAGCTAGTTGAGCTTTCTAAACTTTCTGAGGAAGCTATTCTGAAAGATATGGCGCAGGTCTTTGCAGCAAGGCGAATTGCGAACCTGAACATGGGTGCAGCTGGTGGTTTCAATGAAATCCTTCGTCAGAAAAGATCAAAGTGCACAAAATGA
- a CDS encoding predicted protein produces MEEADGRNLRVATWNVASINNNPFEYFVSHDDPAYLKVMQDIEKFMISPGEHDVTLGEIMSNRILEELAALIENAGIGDLEQASEYWEENLRDRRVVADFLTDTEIGAKRLCSLPDRVTNTIHSGMEIVCRPTVISCYREALPNIEQWWAQWKDFMFAKEVQIVTKTGLTASRRVCELLDPIKQSKYPAITEAEQACSISLQIIYLAAFDASLVYMMNLVAPRDWHRIKTSLMDVLHQNKCVRVMDILTGPVYASCDVIFLQEVSAAMVRDFENNPNIKEKYHILSPETLDGKRDQNSIILAASCRFSKESSKKCSQTWGGEISAQIIGLIDDVKSAPVAAGDLFVVCCQEKVSKTSKLSNIKPAHQHGQRFIFASFHGDTDGLATIPVVSAVKKYMTLLTSDESAVAAGIGSAPCPPLLVFGMDANTYKVHNEGKRQGVIDFAKHLAAMNIATCWGAGESVANEFRRTNTFKFIAPNVMLALLVVDPNLYTTYNARTFLQPQLNKAVRFSDYDTSKLTDKNPKDHILFESTTSHLRNVSGGKEVRAKYVFRDNTGDGNFIADMPFPTSSFPSDHAIVCVDLELVPHHFSDLVSS; encoded by the exons ATGGAGGAGGCTGACGGCAGAAATCTTCGAGTGGCCACGTGGAACGTGGCTTCGATAAATAACAACCCTTTCGAATACTTCGTTTCCCACGACGATCCAGCGTACCTTAAGGTGATGCAAGACATCGAGAAGTTCATGATATCACCGGGCGAACATGATGTTACATTGGGCGAAATCATGAGCAATCGAATTCTTGAGGAGTTGGCTGCACTCATTGAAAACGCTGGAATAGGCGACCTCGAACAGGCAAGTGAGTACTGGGAGGAGAATCTAAGGGATCGTAG GGTGGTAGCAGACTTCTTAACGGACACAGAAATAGGTGCAAAGCGTCTGTGTTCCTTGCCTGATAGAGTGACAAATACTATCCATTCTGGTATGGAGATCGTGTGTCGTCCTACAGTCATAAGTTGCTACCGAGAGGCGTTGCCTAACATAGAGCAGTGGTGGGCGCAATGGAAAGATTTCATGTTTGCAAAGGAGGTCCAGATTGTCACCAAAACTGGGTTGACCGCTTCTAGAAGAGTGTGTGAGCTGCTGGACCCGATCAAGCAGTCGAAATACCCTGCTATCACTGAAGCCGAACAAGCTTGCTCGATCTCACTACAAATCATTTATCTCGCTGCATTTGATGCAAGCCTTGTATACATGATGAATTTGGTGGCACCGAGGGATTGGCACAGGATCAAAACATCCCTCATGGATGTCCTGCACCAGAATAAGTGTGTGAGAGTCATGGATATACTCACGGGCCCCGTGTATGCGAGCTGCGATGTCATTTTCTTGCAAGAGGTTTCTGCTGCAATGGTGCGCGACTTTGAAAATAATCCAAATATCAAAGAAAAGTACCACATTCTTTCTCCGGAGACCTTGGACGGGAAACGAGATCAGAACAGTATAATTCTGGCCGCCAGTTGCAGATTTTCAAAGGAAAGTTCAAAAAAGTGCAGCCAAACATGGGGCGGAGAAATTTCTGCGCAAATTATCGGGCTCATAGACGACGTAAAGTCTGCTCCAGTCGCAGCTGGGGATCTTTTCGTCGTGTGCTGCCAGGAAAAAGTTTCAAAAACATCGAAATTATCAAACATCAAACCTGCTCACCAACACGGACAGCGGTTCATCTTCGCATCGTTCCATGGTGACACGGATGGCCTAGCGACGATTCCTGTAGTTTCAGCGGTTAAAAAGTATATGACATTACTGACATCAGATGAGTCAGCAGTAGCTGCTGGCATCGGTTCAGCACCTTGTCCACCGCTGCTCGTGTTCGGCATGGATGCAAATACGTATAAGGTTCACAACGAAGGAAAACGTCAAGGTGTGATCGACTTTGCTAAACATTTAGCGGCGATGAACATCGCAACGTGTTGGGGCGCTGGTGAGTCTGTCGCAAATGAATTTCGGAGGACAAATACTTTTAAATTTATTGCACCAAATGTCATGCTGGCCCTACTTGTCGTGGACCCAAACCTCTACACAACGTATAATGCTCGAACATTTTTACAGCCACAACTGAATAAAGCGGTGCGCTTCTCAGACTACGACACATCTAAATTGACGGACAAAAATCCGAAAGATCATATTTTATTTGAATCAACCACATCGCACCTGAGGAACGTTAGCGGAGGAAAAGAAGTTCGAGCAAAATATGTTTTCAGAGACAacaccggcgacggcaacTTTATTGCTGATATGCCTTTTCCGACGTCATCATTTCCATCAGACCATGCAATTGTATGCGTAGACCTCGAGCTTGTGCCTCATCATTTTTCTGATCTAGTCTCCAGTTAG
- the TUBB gene encoding tubulin beta chain encodes MREIVHIQGGQCGNQIGAKFWEVICDEHGIDPTGTYCGDSDLQLERINVYFNEASGGRYVPRAVLMDLEPGTMDSVRSGPFGQIFRPDNFVFGQTGAGNNWAKGHYTEGAELIDSVLDVVRKESESCDCLQGFQVCHSLGGGTGSGMGTLLISKIREEYPDRMMLTFSVVPSPKVSDTVVEPYNATLSVHQLVENADECMVLDNEALYDICFRTLKLTTPTFGDLNHLISAVMSGVTCCLRFPGQLNADLRKLAVNLIPFPRLHFFMVGFTPLTSRGSQQYRALTVPELTQQMWDAKNMMCAADPRHGRYLTASALFRGRMSTKEVDEQLLNVQNKNSSYFVEWIPNNVKSSVCDIPPKGLKMAATFIGNTTAVQEMFKRVSEQFTSMFRRKAFLHWYTGEGMDEMEFTEAESNMNDLVSEYQQYQDASAEEEGEYDEDDEA; translated from the exons ATGCG CGAGATCGTCCACATCCAAGGTGGTCAATGCGGTAACCAGATCGGCGCGAAGTTCTGGGAG GTCATTTGTGATGAACACGGCATCGATCCGACCGGCACGTATTGCGGTGACTCAGATCTCCAGCTCGAGCGCATCAACGTGTACTTCAACGAAGCCTCCGGTG GTCGTTATGTCCCCCGTGCTGTGCTCATGGATCTCGAGCCCGGTACGATGGACTCCGTGCGATCTGGCCCTTTCGGCCAGATTTTCCGCCCCGACAACTTCGTATTTGGGCAAACTGGCGCAGGAAACAACTGGGCGAAAGGACACTACACCGAGGGAGCAGAGCTGATTGACTCTGTCCTTGATGTCGTTCGCAAGGAGTCCGAGTCCTGTGACTGCCTCCAGGGTTTCCAGGTCTGCCACTCTCTTGGTGGCGGAACCGGCTCCGGTATGGGAACCCTGCTGATCTCGAAGATCCGCGAAGAGTACCCAGATCGCATGATGCTCACATTTTCCGTGGTCCCATCTCCCAAGGTGTCTGACACAGTTGTGGAACCGTACAACGCCACCCTTTCCGTTCACCAGCTTGTCGAGAACGCCGACGAGTGCATGGTGCTCGATAACGAGGCTCTGTACGATATTTGCTTCCGCACCCTCAAACTCACCACTCCTACTTTTGGTGACCTCAACCACCTCATCTCTGCCGTCATGTCTGGAGTAACCTGCTGCCTCCGCTTCCCTGGGCAGCTCAACGCCGATCTTCGCAAGCTCGCTGTGAACCTCATCCCGTTCCCCCGTCTCCACTTCTTCATGGTCGGCTTCACTCCGCTCACCTCCCGCGGCTCCCAGCAGTATCGCGCCCTCACTGTTCCGGAGCTGACCCAGCAGATGTGGGATGCCAAGAACATGATGTGTGCTGCTGACCCCCGTCACGGCCGCTACCTCACGGCGTCTGCCCTGTTCCGCGGACGCATGTCTACCAAAGAGGTTGACGAGCAGCTCCTCAATGTCCAGAACAAGAACTCCTCTTACTTCGTCGAGTGGATCCCGAACAATGTAAAGTCCTCTGTCTGTGACATTCCCCCGAAGGGTCTGAAGATGGCGGCCACCTTCATCGGCAACACCACCGCTGTTCAGGAGATGTTCAAGCGCGTCTCTGAGCAGTTCACTTCCATGTTCCGCCGCAAAGCTTTCCTTCATTGGTACACCGGTGAAGGCATGGATGAGATGGAGTTCACCGAAGCTGAATCCAACATGAATGACCTCGTCTCTGAATACCAGCAGTACCAGGACGCTtctgccgaggaggagggcgaatACGACGAAGATGATGAGGCATAA